In Eubalaena glacialis isolate mEubGla1 chromosome 4, mEubGla1.1.hap2.+ XY, whole genome shotgun sequence, one DNA window encodes the following:
- the LOC133090481 gene encoding appetite-regulating hormone-like — MTILQSELLCETCNINERVKPAVTQCRLLKQFKRAKNSKELKMADKTGNPLPIQGPDGQRAAALPGISDPSVPSQPRPRPPRGTVCSLLLLTVVWVDLTMAGSSFLSPKPQNVQQRQEPAERAWTRKHKKASAKLKARALEGWLSPEVRSQVEGAENELEIRFNTLFDVGIKLSGAQFHQHSQTLGKFLQEVLWEEANEASG; from the exons ATGACAATCCTGCAGTCTGAACTCCTCTGTGAAACGTGTAATATCAATGAAAGAGTGAAACCAGCAGTTACTCAGTGTCGTTTACTGAAACAGTTCAAAAGAGCTAAAAATTCGAAAGAGCTAAAAATGGCTGACAAGACTGGAAATCCA ctgCCTATACAAGGACCAGACGGCCAACGGGCAGCAGCTCTGCCGGGAATCTCAGACCCCTCTGTCCCCAGCCAGCCGAGGCCACGCCCTCCCCGGGGGACCGTCTGCAGCCTGCTTCTCCTAACTGTGGTCTGGGTGGACTTGACCATGGCGGGCTCCAGCTTCCTGAGCCCCAAACCCCAGAACGTGCAGCAGAGACAGGA GCCAGCAGAGCGAGCCTGGACTCGAAAACACAAGAAGGCGTCAGCCAAACTGAAGGCCCGGGCCCTGGAAGGCTGGCTCAGCCCCGAGGTCAGAAGTCAGGTGGAAGGCGCAGAAAATGAGCTGGAAATCCGGTTCAACACCCTCTTTGATGTTGGGATCAAGCTGTCAGGGGCTCAGTTCCACCAGCACAGTCAGACCCTGGGGAAGTTTCTTCAGGAGGTACTTTGGGAAGAGGCCAATGAAGCCTCTGGCTGA